The sequence TAAATATTGCGATGCCTCGACAGTCGGCCTGCGGCATAGAGGTAAAGCCATACTCCTGAACTCTCTCTACATCTGAGCGTGTTTCTCCGGCCAGCGCATCTATTTGTACAGATTGGAGAGGCACGGAATCGTTTACAAGCTTTATGATGCACCGAGCCGAGGCAAGCGCCGCCTTTTGCGCTACAGGCCGTGTCAGTTTCTTTATGACATTAATTGTGTCGTTCACATCAATCCCCCCAATATTGGCCGTAATTCTCTTCCGTCTTTTTCTTTTTATCTTTCTTTTTTTTCTCGTCAGAGATAAAAGCGTCTGGGTGCTTGAGCGTCAGGGTTGTGGTTATGCCATTATCATCAATTACATTGGAAATGGCGGCGATAATAAATTTTGAGCTGCTAAAACCAAGCGCTGGCGCCTCTATCGTTACTATGCCGCCCAGCGGCCATAAAGAACCGTCTGATTGTGTCCAGCCTACGACTTGTGCCGTTATTTCTACGGCTTCGCCTATGCGACGTCGTTTTTCACGATCTGCGCGTAATGCCGCCGATTTATCGTAACTTTGCGCTTCGCAGGTTATGATAAGAGGTCGGTAGCGCTTGACGTTGACATCAGTCGCCTTGCCCTCAACGATATTTTTGGCTTCGTTCCAACCGTCGCTCTTGTCTCCGGTTGATGGCATCTGCGCTTTAATGGTGTAAGAACTGAATAGTTCTGTATGGTCTAAATTCACCGAAGCGCTCTTAAGGTTGTTCCCAAAAATTAATTTATCCACGGTACTACGAGAACCAAGATTGCATAAAATAAGCGAGCCTTGTCCATCAGTGATAAGGCTGACATCCCTCTGTCGTGCCTGCCGGTCTAGGCAATCCCAAACACTTTCGCCTGGCTGTATGGCGACTGTCGCAAATAGCTCGTTGTCTCCCGCCCTATCTTGCACCTTTATCCCAAATGGTTTGCAAAGCATCACCGCAAGCGCCGCAAGAGAGATGTTATGAAGTTCAAACGCCGTTACCACGGCGGAACAGTCAACAAGGTCACAAGTAACATCCCGGCCCGCAATCGACACCGAATGTGATGTTCCATCTGCGCTTCGCGATGAGCTGTCCACCCAACCAGTAATCACAGGCGTTCCGTTTATTTTCACGGTACATTTATAGCCTGGTTTTATTACAAGCGGGTCTCTGTTCATGTTCCACTTATCACCTGTATCCAGTGCAAACGAGCCAGAAACAGCTTCAACGCTGCGGTCAACTCGTGCGCTCTTCCATCCCTCATAAAGCTGGCCGCTGACATAAAGCTGTATTTTGTCTTCCATTAGTCTGCCACCATATTGATCTTCCCATTCACAAACCCGGGATGAGGGGTATTATTACGAGCAACTATATCGTCGGCACGCAGCGCATCTTCGTACGTCTCATAAGCCAGAACAAGAACGGATATAGGATGATGTAACGTTACACTTATCAGCTCCGGCAGCTCCTCAGACGGCAGTGCCTCGACCACCGCCGCGCGCAGGGCAGTTTGAGCGGTATAAAGAGCGGTGTTCATTGTGCGGTCCATCTCATTATTCAATGATTCCGTAATTTGACCTGCCACTTTTTCGGCATCCTGACGTGTTTTGTAATCGCCCTCTTCATCGCCGCTGACGGCACAACGCGCCGTTTCCGCCGTTGCCGCCTGCCGGATTAGAGAAACCAGAGCGTTGTTGTTTGTAACCGCCGCCTTCTCAGTGCGTGATGTGGTCAGCGGCGTTTTGTATTCGCCAAAAGAGCCCCATACGGCGCATTGTGATGCTACAGTCGAAAAAGAATTGCCTCGAGAATAAGAATTATTCGTGAAAGTTGAAATCAACCCTTGTACGTTTTTTGCGAGTTTGAGCGGCTGAGACAGCATGTCCTTTACGTCTGAAATAGCAAGTCCGATGTTGCTAAAAAAAGAAGAGAGCAAGCTAAAGGCATCCGCTGCAATAAACTCCGGGCATCCATCCACGCTGAATGTATCCGCAAAATCTTCTGCTGCGGCATCGTCAAGGGAATCGGCCGCCTTTTCAGCCGCCGCAGACCTGTCCTTTGAAGCCTCTGGGTATTTGTTTTCCCCGCTTTCCACGAAAGTCATCGAAAACCGTGCCATGCGGCCTTCGCTGTCATTTTCGTTCATCGTATAACCTTCGCACTGTACGGTAAGGGAACCTAAATACGGATGTACAAGCTCGCCTTCGCCTTTTTCATTCAGCGCCTTTACGAGGCTGTCGCGTTGATCCATATAATCGTCGCCGATTACGTATGCCTCGACGCTGTACCGCCTTGCTTTTAAGCCCAAGTCCTCCGTATATGGCTCGTCACGCAGAGGGTACTCATGCGTCACAAGGCGGCGCCCGCCCTGCAGCTCGTGCGAGGGCACAAAAAATGAGACGCCGCGAAAACTGGCGTCCCTAAGATTATCCTTCCAGGACATTTCATCATCTCCAATAACCTCTAAATGTGGTACAATCAGGATGCGACAGGAGGCGATAACGTGACAAAAAAATACACAGTAACAGTCTCTGAGGTTGACGACTCTCACTCTCTTGATGAACCAATTACTGGAATGCAGGTGGCATTTGCCGCTCTATACGGATTCCTTGCAACTGGAGGCTGTGTTTTTGCCGGCTATCTGACCTTCAAACTTTTCAACTTTGTAGCTCCTTTATTTTGGGGGCTGCTGCCGGCATTGCCGCTTTGGTTGTACCTTACCGCCGGCCTTTGTCTGGGCCTTTTCTATTCACTTCCGTCGGTCCTTATTGTTTGCGGCTGGGTAAAATATAAGCTCTGACTTAATTTGTAGCCATAGCAGGCCCCATCTTCACCTTCGTAGCCAGATCCATCGTTCTGTCCTTTTTGGTAGTTATCGTAGTACCCCTTGGCAGGTTTGAAAACTCTACCTGCACCGCGGCTTTTGATGTTTGATTGTTTTGCTGTGCGCCCATTGCGGCAGCGGCTCGCCCCGCCATTGGCTGACTTCTGGGATGCTGTGGCAGCATTGGTGCAGCTGGTCCAATAGACGGCAACGTGCCAGGGCGCGGCATTCCGCCAGCGTTGCGGAAGGAGAACGAAAGGCTTGATGCCCAGGAAGTTATTCCTTTAAAGATAGACTTCATCCCGTCCCACAAAGACGTGAAAATCTTTACTCCTATGTCATACAAAGAGATGGCTTTAAAAAATGAAACGACCCCTTCCCAAAGAACAGAGAGTCCCTTTATTTCAAGTGCCCAGATGTTTTTCAGTCCGTTCCACAGTGAAAAAAAGATAGCAACGCCAATATCAAACAGACTAACACCTTTGAAAAACGAAATTAAAGAATCACAGGCAACTTGAAACCAATGCAATATGCTTTTCCAGCCTAATTTAAACCCATTACCAAAAAATTGAATGAATTTCCAAGCTATTAAGATTAATGTGGCTGGTAATGAAACGAGTCCACGTATTAATTTTGAAAGCATAGGGCCGATTTTATCCCAATGAATAAATGCTTTATAAACTAAAAATGCAGCACCTGCTATTGCCAGCAATATCCATCCAGCTGGAGTGGTCGTTAAAACCACGCCAAGTGCAATGATTGACATTATGGCCGATGATAGCGCCCCAAGAAATACGCCGCCTATTACTACTGCTATTACCTTGAATATTGTCTCCATGCCGCCAAGTTTTTCAATGAGGTCGGAGGTTTTGAAAATAAAAGTTTTTATCTCCTCAATGACCGCAAAAAACATTTTCTTGAGTTTGGGCAGGGACTTTTTAAGATTTTCCACCCACTCTTTAATTTTGCTTTTTATCAGTTCACGATTTGCCTCGACCCATGCCTTAATATCAACAACAATGTCGTTGATAACTGGAATGAGCTCTGAACCAAGATTGAAAACAAGTCCTTTGATTACCTTCACCATTCGGTCTACATTATCATTAAAGGCCTCGGCGCTTTTTGCCGTTTTTTCATCCATTACAATGCCCAGGTCTCGCGCTTCTTTGCGCATTTCCTTCATGCCGTCTTTGCCGGCATTCAGCATGGGAATAAGGTCAGCTCCGCTTTTGCCCATAAGCGCCATAGCGACAGCGGTTTTCTTTGCTCCATCCTTTTGTTTCCCGAAGACCCCGGCCATATCCGCCATTACGTCTTCGACGCTGCGCGCCTTACCTTTTGCGTCGACAAAAGCCACGCCTGCGCGTTTGAACCATGCTATTAGCGTTTTATTGCCGGTTCCTGCCTCTACGATATTTTTACTGAGCTTCATCATGCCCTTGGAGAGAGCGTCACCCTCAACGCCCGACATCTCTCCCGCATGGCGCATTTCCTGCCATGCTTCGACATTCATTCCTATTTTTTGTGATGTCTTCCATGCTTCGTCACCATAGTCCGAAGCGGCTCGAGTAATTTTATATATACTTGCGACCGCGCCGCCAACAACGCCGTTGACGGCCGCGATAGCTCCTACTAATTTGGCAGTTTTTGATACTAAGTTATCAATACCTTTGCCGCAATTTGAAAAAGCGTTTTGTACTTTTGAGCCTCCAAGTTCATCAAAACGCAATCTCAATTCGTTGTTAAATTTCTTAAACGGCGCAGTATACGTGCTTACTTTTTTTGATAGATTTTGAAGGGGCGCCGTAGCCTTATCTATCGCCTTGATAACAACGCTTAGAGCAAACTCTTTTCCTGCCACCTCAAACGCCCCTTTCCATTGCATTTACCTGCTCTTCTATTCTTTCATTCCAGAAAACTACTTCATCAAGTTCCATTTCCCAGATGTCGCCAGCCGGGAAATGGAGGTGAAAAGCGATGTTGCCTACTGCGGTTTCCCAGCCGTAAGCATTCCACCGGGCAAAAAACCCATTACCGCGGCTCCTAACGCGGTAATGTCCTCAAGTCCAAGTTCGTCTATTACTGCGGGCAGTTCGCCTGTCAGTTTTACGGCTAGGTCGATTATCGTATCGCTTTCGATATTTAGCCCTCCGTCTGAAATCATGAACCGGAGACCTCGTAAATGCTTAGCCTTTGGCTTATGCACAGTAAGCTCCGTTACCGTCTTTCCACCGACTGTCACCGGCTCGGTGAGTACGATTTTCTGTTCCTGCATTAGACAAGCACGCCTTTCTCGGCATAGAACTCAAATGCAAAGAGCGCAGTGCCAGTGTTATTTGTGCCCTCGCCGGCGACGAAGCCGTCCGCGAAAACAAAAGTCTCCCCTGTGGCTACTTTGAGCTGTAGGTCCACGCCCTCTTTCTCCTGAAAGGCCTTTATATCAAAGCCTTTCGTTCGCCGGAGATTGCCCTTCACAAAAGCCGCCTGCGGCTCCTCTTTGTAGCCGTGATAACGATCAGAGCCTACAAGCGCCTCGCGCTTCGGAGTTCCAAGGTTATATTCAAATTCTCCTTCGCAGTTCTGCGTTTCACCATCCACTGTGAGATGGATAGTACCTGCTATCTTGCCCATCTATAAGCACTCCTCTCCCTAAAGAATGAACTGCATCTGCGCCGCAAGCACGCGCAGCTGATTCACTACATCTGGTGTAAGCAGAATGTCAAGGCGGCACTCGTCGTTTGCGTTGCGTTCAACGATGAGTCCCTTCTTAAATGTGTCGATATCTTCCGCTATGCCCTTCGTGACCTGACGCTGATACCACCCGATAATATCGCCTTTCACGCTGTCTGGCGTGGCTATCGCCTGTCCTGCGCCAAACTGTGTTATATCTCCGCTCGCCAGCTTGTGGCGCGGATAGCGCAGCAGGAGAAAGTTTCTGAGGCTGTAACGCAGGCGACCCAGCGTAAGCGGAGTATTGACGTCCAGGTAACTGCGGTCGTCGGCGCCAGCCGGAGATTTTTTATAAGTGGTAATGAAGCGCTCCGCACGAATGGCGGCTGAGGCGTCAGTCTTCCATGTACTTATGCCGTCATAGAGTAAAATGTTTCTTTCCTGCAGCGTGAAGCGTTCTTCCAGCACAGGCGCCATGATGCCCGTAAGTTCAAGCGTCTGGAACGGGCGCGCAGGGTCAATATTGCCGTAGTAACTGGCCAGCCCCGCGGCGGCCGACGCCATCTCAAACGGCGCATTCGGTACTCCTGCCGCATGGATTATGCAAAGATTCTGTGTATTGTTTGCATTGCCGAAGGTTCCCAGTTCTGATACCGTGCCGCGCCTTCCCGTGAAGGCGATGCCTTCAAGTTGGCGAAGCGGTCCCCAGCGGTCGTCAAGCTCCTCATCAAGAATTTTTAGATTTGCGCTGTCTGAATAAGGGAACACGATAATGTTGTAATGCACATCGTCGCCTATCGCCGCAAGCCCATCGGTCACGTCAGGATTTGCTGTGCCGCCAGAAAGCGCCGTTATAGCTACCGTCACCCCCGCGGGGTAGACATCGTCCGAATAATAATTGCCGCGGACATCTATATCGTTTCCGGTAAGCCCTTTCCATTTACATGTTAAATTGACTTTACCCGGTGTCGTGCTGTCAACCGCCGCAGTAAGAGGCAGCTCCGTCTTAGCGTTTATAGCGGTCGTAACGGCAGTAGCGACTGCCGCAGCCGCGTCGTTTGCCTTGACGCCTACAGTTAAACGTATGCCGCTCACATACAGGGCAAGCGTTCCAGGCGCGGTACACGTGCCTGTAAAAGTAATCCCGCCTGAAGCAGCGACAGCCGCGGCATCATCCTCCAGAGGCAACGCCCAGGTCTCAGTAAAACTGTCTGTCTTGCGGAAGGAATTGACGATCATGGAGAGCATCGAGCCGGCGCCAAAAAGCGTTTTTGCCTGAGCTTCTGAAGTGACCAGCACAGGCTTGTTACATGGAGCCGTTCCCGCCGTCAGCTTTTGGCCCACAAGAAGCACTGTATATGGCTGGTCTGTGTCGCCCTTCAGAGCCTTGGAGTTATCAAATTCGATATAGCACCATGGCACTCGCAGCGTTGTTGGTATACTGTTGAATGAAATAGCCAAGGTTTATGCCTCCTTCTTTGAATTTGTCTTTTTATCAGGTTCTGCTATTTTGATGGTAACGTCGCCGCACATCCTTCTGCGTATCCAATACGATGATCGTTCAACAGCAGCGCCCTCCGCGGGTATGACCGCGCCGGCGTTGTTCGGGTCGCGCACCTGAAGGCCTGCACGCGGCATTATAAATATCGTCTCTCGCATTTATATGAAACCTCCTATCTTCTCCCATGCAAGGTCTATGTGATCTTTTTCGGTCGGGGTATCCGCTAAAGAACCCATCGGCTTTGTATCAAGGTCAATGTGCTTGAACGGCACAAGCCGATTAGATTTAATCTGACCGCTGTTCACAGCGTCCTCATAATAGATCACCTCAAAGGTCATCGCCGCGCCGCCAGTCTGTACATCGCAGTCTACCGAAAATCCGAGCTCCGTTTTTAGGAGATGACACTCTTCAACAAGTTCATCGTAGCTGGCGCCGAGATATATGTGCTCGTTAAACACCTGCTCGACCTGGCTGCATATTTTATCAAGCAGGTCGTCAAGCGCTTCGTTATCCTCCGCAACTACGCCTATCACCAGCGAGAGGGTCTTTTTATACGACCGCGGCGACTCGTTAAATATCTCGCAGCTCTCGCTGTTCGTATAGACAAGCAGACAAGGCAGTTGAGAGTGATTGAGCTTGCGTCTGCGGCTAGGATAGACTCGCTCCTCAGCGGCCGTGGGATAGCCATTTACAGGTTCAAGGCTGTCACAGTGCAGGAGAATGTCCGCCACTCTGCGGCGAATCTCCGCCCGGCGGGTCATTGTCTGTTCACTCGCTGGAGCATCATACTGACGCCGTGCTCGCTATCTGGACGTTCCTCGATGATCTCATACAACACGCCCTCTATTTCCATTCGGTCGCCCTCCTGCCACCCGTTTCCGGGGATGTCGCACCGATTCATGTCAAAGACGGGGCCGACCGACATCACCGGCAACCCCGTCTGAGGATCTACTTCTGTGTAATTCGCGTCGAATATGCCCCGTACCGCCTTTCGTTCATGCCATCTGATATAAACGGCGTCCACGCCAAGCGTTCTCAGACAGGTATTGAGCATATTATTGGCCAATGCTGAAAACTCCATTAGAGCCGCAGGCGAACCTGCGCCTTATCGCCATCCGCGTCCACGTACCATCCGGCGTGTGTGTTGCTTGTTGAGGTGGTGGTCACATAGCCGTTGGTCGTGTCCCAATAGACCTTACACCCAGCGGAGAAAGTATCTCCGGTCTTCTTTGGCAGAGCAAAAATGCCTTTCAACGCAAAAATGCCTTCCGTGTTCGCCGCGTAATTGTTCACCGCTACCGCGAAGAGGTCGCCGATGACAACACCGTCGCCGGAAGAAACGGCGGTAGCCAGCGTTGCCTTGATGTTATAGCCTGGCGCTACATAATTTTTCATCTCTATTGCCCTCCTATTCGCCCGCGTTATAGTACATGCCGCGGTGGTCTATAGCCTTCGCGCCGAAAACATGGCGCGCCTTGATTTCCATGCCGTCTACATCGAAGCCGTAACGGATTTCCGTGTAAAGTCCTTCCTGTCCGTCAAGATACGCATATTCAATGGTGTCACACATCATGGGATCTGTTACGAGCCACCACTTTTTACCTGTGATATGGGGGTCAAGTACAGGCGTAAAGGCGCCCTTGAATACGTTTACATCAGCGCTTTTGCCGGCCAGCATTTCCATGCTCAGCAGCTTCTTTACGGCAACGATGTTCTTGGGGCCATGTACGAGGAACTGAGGCTTCACGTTGATAGGATCTCCTGCGGCGTTTGTCTGAGCGTACATACCCTGCACTGCCTCAGACAGAGTCGTCTCGCTTGGAACTCCTGCGGTTCCAATATTATTATGTCCGGAGCTGAACAGGGCATTCCCATCACTCATATTGGCATTCGTGGTAAGAATACCGAAAACAGTCTTTGCCTCTTTCTCGCGGGCAGCGGCTGACATCATCATCGGAATACGATTGAAGGCGCCCAGGTCGTCATTCATCATCATTTCCAGCGTGAGTCCAATGATACGTCCTGACTTTTTAACTTTATATTTCTCAGTGGCCTCCGAAAGGGAACCGCGAGTATACTCACCGTGCTCTGCAACGTCCTTAAGCGCAACATCGCCGGAGAGAGATACAACTGTCATCTCCTTG is a genomic window of Cloacibacillus sp. containing:
- a CDS encoding phage tail sheath subtilisin-like domain-containing protein, with protein sequence MAISFNSIPTTLRVPWCYIEFDNSKALKGDTDQPYTVLLVGQKLTAGTAPCNKPVLVTSEAQAKTLFGAGSMLSMIVNSFRKTDSFTETWALPLEDDAAAVAASGGITFTGTCTAPGTLALYVSGIRLTVGVKANDAAAAVATAVTTAINAKTELPLTAAVDSTTPGKVNLTCKWKGLTGNDIDVRGNYYSDDVYPAGVTVAITALSGGTANPDVTDGLAAIGDDVHYNIIVFPYSDSANLKILDEELDDRWGPLRQLEGIAFTGRRGTVSELGTFGNANNTQNLCIIHAAGVPNAPFEMASAAAGLASYYGNIDPARPFQTLELTGIMAPVLEERFTLQERNILLYDGISTWKTDASAAIRAERFITTYKKSPAGADDRSYLDVNTPLTLGRLRYSLRNFLLLRYPRHKLASGDITQFGAGQAIATPDSVKGDIIGWYQRQVTKGIAEDIDTFKKGLIVERNANDECRLDILLTPDVVNQLRVLAAQMQFIL
- a CDS encoding phage tail assembly protein translates to MQEQKIVLTEPVTVGGKTVTELTVHKPKAKHLRGLRFMISDGGLNIESDTIIDLAVKLTGELPAVIDELGLEDITALGAAVMGFLPGGMLTAGKPQ
- a CDS encoding DNA circularization N-terminal domain-containing protein gives rise to the protein MSWKDNLRDASFRGVSFFVPSHELQGGRRLVTHEYPLRDEPYTEDLGLKARRYSVEAYVIGDDYMDQRDSLVKALNEKGEGELVHPYLGSLTVQCEGYTMNENDSEGRMARFSMTFVESGENKYPEASKDRSAAAEKAADSLDDAAAEDFADTFSVDGCPEFIAADAFSLLSSFFSNIGLAISDVKDMLSQPLKLAKNVQGLISTFTNNSYSRGNSFSTVASQCAVWGSFGEYKTPLTTSRTEKAAVTNNNALVSLIRQAATAETARCAVSGDEEGDYKTRQDAEKVAGQITESLNNEMDRTMNTALYTAQTALRAAVVEALPSEELPELISVTLHHPISVLVLAYETYEDALRADDIVARNNTPHPGFVNGKINMVAD
- a CDS encoding phage tail tube protein; amino-acid sequence: MGKIAGTIHLTVDGETQNCEGEFEYNLGTPKREALVGSDRYHGYKEEPQAAFVKGNLRRTKGFDIKAFQEKEGVDLQLKVATGETFVFADGFVAGEGTNNTGTALFAFEFYAEKGVLV
- a CDS encoding DUF2635 domain-containing protein; translation: MRETIFIMPRAGLQVRDPNNAGAVIPAEGAAVERSSYWIRRRMCGDVTIKIAEPDKKTNSKKEA
- a CDS encoding DUF2190 family protein, with protein sequence MKNYVAPGYNIKATLATAVSSGDGVVIGDLFAVAVNNYAANTEGIFALKGIFALPKKTGDTFSAGCKVYWDTTNGYVTTTSTSNTHAGWYVDADGDKAQVRLRL